In Sphingobium sp. B2D3C, a genomic segment contains:
- a CDS encoding FecR family protein has translation MKFLPHLVRAADRPTPVDAPGWVARVRSGTLPPQEVRQFERWLAERDENRRDYDALVAQFLELDRLRSHPEIMALREEARQAPRGKRRLAIAAALGLLLTGAVTAVVALDLLPTSSEQRASVVTAYYETPEGKTSAIVLPDGSKVFLDASSALKASMGETTRRIELLSGRANFAVAKDRERPFVVMAGGERIKALGTQFDVNLVERSVELTLMEGHVVVQGLKTKSDTASTVFMRPGYRLVAGDGNWTLAPVDLRNVSRWREGVLIFDEARLGDIVAEMNRYLPAKILIGTPAIAERRMSAVLRAGDVSTFLSAIDAMGVARWTRVSDGEYRLLDIARERNLNARLR, from the coding sequence ATGAAGTTTCTGCCTCACCTCGTTCGCGCCGCTGACCGGCCAACGCCCGTGGATGCCCCGGGATGGGTCGCCCGTGTGCGCTCAGGCACATTGCCTCCGCAAGAGGTTCGCCAGTTCGAGCGCTGGCTAGCCGAACGCGATGAGAACCGCCGCGACTATGACGCACTGGTCGCCCAGTTTCTCGAGCTCGACCGCCTCCGCTCCCATCCGGAAATCATGGCCCTGCGCGAAGAGGCACGCCAGGCACCGCGCGGCAAGCGCCGGCTCGCCATTGCCGCGGCTCTTGGCCTGCTGCTCACTGGTGCCGTGACAGCAGTCGTTGCGCTCGATCTGCTCCCCACCAGCAGCGAACAGCGAGCGTCCGTCGTCACAGCCTATTACGAAACGCCGGAGGGCAAGACGTCGGCGATCGTCCTGCCCGATGGCAGCAAGGTCTTCCTCGATGCGAGCAGCGCGCTCAAGGCGAGCATGGGCGAAACGACCCGGCGCATCGAACTGCTCAGCGGCCGCGCCAATTTCGCGGTGGCGAAAGATCGCGAGCGGCCCTTCGTGGTGATGGCCGGTGGTGAGCGGATCAAGGCGCTCGGCACCCAGTTCGACGTCAATCTCGTCGAGCGCAGTGTCGAGCTGACGCTCATGGAGGGCCATGTCGTCGTGCAGGGCCTCAAGACAAAGTCGGACACAGCGTCGACCGTCTTCATGCGCCCCGGCTACCGCCTCGTCGCAGGGGACGGCAATTGGACACTCGCCCCGGTCGATCTGCGCAACGTCTCGCGCTGGCGGGAGGGTGTCCTGATTTTCGACGAAGCCCGGCTCGGCGACATCGTGGCCGAGATGAATCGTTATCTCCCGGCCAAGATCCTCATTGGCACGCCCGCCATTGCCGAGCGGCGGATGAGTGCCGTTCTCCGCGCCGGCGACGTCTCGACATTTCTTTCAGCCATCGATGCCATGGGCGTGGCCCGGTGGACGCGGGTTTCCGACGGGGAATATCGCTTGCTGGACATCGCCCGCGAAAGAAATCTGAACGCACGACTGAGGTAA
- a CDS encoding RNA polymerase sigma factor: MPVLDDERVSLHRRALHRYFSKRVPIGEVEDLVQEVLANLHSRQKSAEIENVQGYLFTIASHVLARRHHKNAQLRYADEEVPDQIDPFSPERILIGQQSLTAALEVIRTLPPRTQQVFVLHRFEEMTYARIAAHLGISASAVEKHIMQALKALHDNARGTE; this comes from the coding sequence GTGCCTGTTTTGGATGACGAACGCGTGTCGCTGCACCGGCGCGCTTTGCATCGCTATTTCAGCAAACGGGTGCCCATCGGCGAGGTCGAGGATCTCGTGCAGGAAGTCCTGGCCAATCTGCATAGCCGCCAGAAAAGCGCGGAAATCGAGAATGTGCAGGGCTATCTCTTCACCATCGCCTCCCATGTGCTGGCGCGGCGGCACCACAAAAATGCCCAGTTGCGCTATGCCGACGAAGAGGTGCCGGATCAGATCGATCCCTTCTCGCCAGAACGCATCCTGATCGGGCAGCAAAGCCTCACCGCTGCTCTGGAGGTGATCCGCACGCTGCCGCCCCGCACCCAGCAGGTGTTCGTTCTTCATCGCTTCGAGGAGATGACCTACGCCCGGATCGCAGCGCATCTGGGCATCTCGGCAAGCGCGGTCGAAAAGCACATCATGCAGGCTTTGAAAGCATTGCACGACAATGCCAGGGGGACGGAATGA